Proteins from one Juglans microcarpa x Juglans regia isolate MS1-56 chromosome 6S, Jm3101_v1.0, whole genome shotgun sequence genomic window:
- the LOC121237962 gene encoding uncharacterized protein LOC121237962, with amino-acid sequence MEKSAGLLPWVKTFILIILLHLICSSSVVRVNGLEDAMELRSSSKVMIQMNKVRKLMGVEALLDYEDPSANPTHDPKKGSPGGKGGNNP; translated from the exons ATGGAGAAATCAGCAGGATTGCTTCCTTGGGTCAAGACCTTTATCCTCATTATTCTCCTACACCTGATCTGCTCATCTTCAG TAGTCAGAGTCAATGGCCTCGAGGATGCCATGGAGCTAAGATCAAGCTCTAAG GTGATGATCCAAATGAACAAGGTGAGAAAGCTTATGGGAGTTGAGGCACTGTTGGATTATGAAGATCCATCAGCCAATCCAACACATGACCCCAAGAAAGGAAGCCCTGGTGGTAAAGGAGGCAACAATCCTTGA
- the LOC121237793 gene encoding protein KINESIN LIGHT CHAIN-RELATED 1-like, with product MPGLVSVKTPPDSTPLRVSVPDAQRSEPVNSKPPSPLPKRLPSPSSSRSKFSPRKPPPETPTPDLNPNSDSALDNPDLGPFLLKLARDAIASGEGPTRALDYALRASQSFERCALADGEPSLDLAMSLHVLAAIYCSLGRFEEAVPVLERAIRVPDPPRGADHALAAFSGYMQLGDTYSMLGQVDKSIVSYEEGLKIQIEALGESDPRVGETCRYLSEAHVQAMEFDRAEELCKKTLEIHRVHSEPASLEEAADRRLMALICEAKGDYETALEHLVLASMAMIANGEDSEVAAIDVSIGSIYMSLCRYDEALFSYQKALTVFKSSKGDNHPSVASVFVHLADLYHRTGKLRDSKSYCENALKIYAKPVPGATAEDIAGGLTEISAIYESVDEPEEALKLLQKAMKMLEDKPGQQSTIAGIEARMGVMFYMVGRYEEARNSFESAIAKLRACGERKSAFFGVVLNQMGLASVQLFKIDEAAELFEEARGILEQECGPFHQDTIGVYGNLAATYDAMGRVNDAIEILEYVLKLREEKLGIANPDFEEEKRRLAELLKEAGRTRDRKAKSLENLIDPNSKKTKKEAMKKWPSLGFRI from the exons ATGCCGGGCCTAGTCTCCGTTAAGACCCCGCCGGACTCTACGCCGCTCCGGGTTTCAGTCCCCGATGCCCAAAGATCCGAGCCCGTCAACTCTAAACCTCCCTCCCCGCTCCCTAAGAGActtccttctccttcctcttcccgaTCCAAATTCTCTCCTAGGAAGCCCCCGCCAGAGACCCCCACCCCGGATCTCAACCCCAACTCCGACTCTGCACTTGACAACCCGGATCTCGGCCCTTTCCTCCTCAAACTTGCCCGTGACGCTATCGCTTCCGGCGAGGGCCCCACCAGGGCTTTGGACTACGCGCTCCGTGCTTCCCAGTCGTTCGAGCGGTGCGCTTTGGCCGACGGCGAGCCTAGCCTGGACCTTGCGATGAGCCTTCACGTTCTGGCCGCGATATACTGCAGCCTTGGCCGCTTCGAGGAGGCGGTCCCCGTCCTGGAGAGGGCGATTCGGGTCCCCGACCCTCCGAGAGGTGCGGATCACGCGCTAGCCGCGTTCTCGGGTTACATGCAGCTCGGGGACACGTACTCGATGCTCGGACAGGTCGATAAATCCATCGTCTCCTACGAAGAAGGGCTTAAGATCCAGATCGAGGCCTTGGGGGAGTCGGATCCGAGAGTCGGAGAGACTTGCAG GTACTTATCAGAGGCCCACGTTCAAGCAATGGAGTTTGATAGAGCAGAAGAGTTGTGCAAGAAAACTCTTGAAATTCATCGTGTGCACAGTGAACCAGCATCTCTTGAAGAAGCAGCTGATCGTCGGCTGATGGCTCTCATATGTGAGGCAAAAGGAGACTACGAAACAGCCCTTGAGCACCTTGTCCTTGCCAGCATGGCAATGATTGCAAACGGAGAAGACAGTGAGGTTGCTGCTATTGATGTCAGCATTGGCAGCATTTACATGTCTCTCTGTCGCTATGATGAGGCTCTATTTTCCTACCAGAAGGCCCTTACCGTTTTCAAATCATCAAAGGGTGACAACCACCCTTCTGTTGCCTCTGTTTTTGTACATCTTGCTGACCTATATCACAGAACCGGAAAGCTCCGAGACTCCAAATCCTACTGTGAAAATGCCCTGAAGATATATGCGAAGCCTGTGCCTGGAGCTACAGCAGAAGACATTGCTGGCGGGTTGACTGAGATATCTGCCATTTATGAGTCTGTGGATGAGCCTGAGGAGGCTCTGAAGCTTCTGCAGAAGGCAATGAAAATGTTGGAGGATAAACCAGGACAGCAAAGCACAATTGCGGGAATAGAAGCACGAATGGGAGTGATGTTTTACATGGTTGGGAGGTATGAAGAAGCAAGGAACTCCTTTGAAAGTGCTATAGCAAAACTTAGAGCCTGTGGGGAGAGGAAGTCGGCCTTCTTTGGGGTTGTCTTGAACCAAATGGGATTGGCTTCTGTACAGTTGTTCAAGATAGACGAGGCAGCTGAGTTGTTCGAAGAAGCAAGGGGGATTCTGGAACAGGAGTGTGGCCCATTCCATCAAGATACGATTGGAGTATATGGCAATCTTGCGGCAACTTATGATGCCATGGGGAG GGTAAATGATGCAATTGAAATTCTGGAGTATGTCCTAAAGCTAAGAGAAGAAAAGCTTGGAATTGCAAATCCCGActttgaagaagagaagagaaggctAGCCGAGCTCCTGAAAGAAGCAGGCAGGACGCGAGACAGAAAAGCGAAATCTCTGGAAAATCTCATCGATCCCAACTCCAAGAAGACGAAGAAAGAAGCGATGAAGAAGTGGCCTAGCTTGGGTTTTcgaatttga
- the LOC121237792 gene encoding protein NLP7 — protein MEVKPNRPIRIISQPPTNQIPEIESANKMCGPEKLNSGGLPPKSTGPQVVEEEEEEEDEEEAEEERVVEALIMDFDDLDGSWPLDQVSSVSDHNDDDKNNNQYPMSPLYLSCSDQAFSPLWAFLDGNDDASYATSAPPVCSALFPSTTIPVAERTVVNNFDNSRLPFPLMGLTPQENPEGCFVIKERMTLALRYFKDLTEQNVLAQVWVPVKNGSRYVLTTSGQPFVLDPHSNGLNQYRMISQTYVFPVDEDNNGLLGLPGRVFCQRVPEWTPNVQYYSMLEYPRRNHAQNFNVRGSLALPVFEPSGQSCVGVLELILTSAKINYAPEVDKVCKALEAVNLKSSQILDHPNTQICNEGRRNALAEILGILTVVCETHKLPLAQTWVPCRHCNILAYGGGLRKSCTSFDGSCMAQICMSTPDVALYVVDSQMWRFREACVQHHLKKGQGVAGRAFLSRSSCFCGNITLFCKTNYPLVHYARMFGLAGCFAICLRSTHTGDDDYILEFFLPPGITDFYEQQILLGSLLATMKQHFQSLKVASDIELEEEVSVEIVQVSEDGVDSRIESIRIPLSTKSTPRPDGLLDMGDMVQDSPKQQLMVHLDDINDKGTDVKNGGGSINNFSSLDIKEMKNKSQRKRGKTEKSISLEVLQQYFAGSLKDAAKSLGVCPTTMKRICRQHGISRWPSRKINKVNRSLTKLKRVIESVQGAEGTFSLNSLNPSPLPVRSNQQTSPCFKHSEPHEKNESPTRITLKSDEQDGMEDLLQGGRTFSPEKLVHDHSRSPPEVGKGSNGSKARSGSCEESAGTPTSHGSCQGGPPVESTAPAKHLYVSSTNDQCVKAGDSPELAYPPTGPPNIAAAYSLPDGILMTEPQETFGGMLIEDAGSSKDLRNLCPSVADAVLDEQAPEFCLPNPPCLDMAPNQSMPTLAPTTPHVTATKEMIVTIKATYKEDIIRFRISLSSGILELKEEVAKRLKLEVGTFDIKYLDDDQEWVLIACDADLQECMDIPRSSGSNIIRLLVQDTISNLGSSCESSWD, from the exons ATGGAAGTGAAACCAAACCGTCCGATTCGGATTATCTCTCAGCCTCCGACGAACCAAATCCCGGAAATAGAAAGCGCGAACAAAATGTGCGGACCGGAGAAACTGAACTCCGGCGGCTTACCTCCCAAGTCAACGGGACCACAGGtagtggaggaggaggaagaagaagaagatgaggaggaggcGGAAGAGGAGAGAGTGGTGGAGGCGTTGATCATGGACTTCGATGATCTCGATGGTTCTTGGCCGTTGGATCAGGTCTCCTCTGTCTCCGATCACAACGACGATGATAAGAACAATAACCAGTACCCCATGTCACCGCTTTACCTCTCCTGCTCTGACCAGGCCTTCTCTCCTCTCTGGGCTTTCCTTGACGGAAACGACGACGCATCGTATGCTACCTCAGCTCCCCCGGTCTGCTCTGCCTTGTTCCCCA GCACTACCATTCCAGTAGCTGAAAGGACAGTGGTGAATAATTTCGACAACAGTAGACTCCCATTTCCACTTATGGGACTGACACCCCAAGAAAATCCAGAGGGGTGCTTTGTAATCAAGGAGAGAATGACACTAGCACTTCGGTACTTCAAAGATTTGACTGAACAAAATGTTCTAGCGCAGGTTTGGGTACCCGTAAAGAATGGGAGTCGGTATGTGCTCACAACTTCAGGGCAGCCTTTTGTTCTTGATCCACATAGCAATGGACTTAATCAGTATAGGATGATCTCTCAGACATATGTGTTTCCTGTGGATGAGGATAACAATGGACTCCTTGGGCTTCCTGGCCGTGTTTTCTGCCAGAGGGTACCAGAATGGACTCCAAATGTGCAGTATTACTCCATGCTGGAATATCCACGTCGTAATCATGCCCAGAATTTTAATGTCCGGGGAAGCTTGGCATTGCCTGTATTTGAGCCTTCTGGCCAGTCCTGCGTTGGTGTACTTGAGCTCATCTTGACTTCAGCAAAGATCAACTATGCACCCGAAGTTGATAAAGTCTGCAAAGCACTCGAG GCAGTAAATCTGAAAAGTTCCCAGATCTTGGATCATCCAAACACACAG ATCTGCAATGAAGGTCGCCGGAATGCATTGGCTGAAATTTTGGGGATATTGACTGTAGTGTGTGAAACTCATAAATTACCTTTGGCTCAAACTTGGGTTCCATGCAGGCATTGTAATATCCTGGCCTATGGTGGTGGTCTGAGGAAGAGCTGTACTAGCTTTGATGGTAGTTGCATGGCACAAATATGCATGTCCACCCCTGATGTGGCACTCTATGTAGTAGATTCTCAAATGTGGCGTTTCCGGGAGGCCTGTGTTCAGCATCACTTGAAAAAGGGTCAGGGAGTTGCGGGGAGAGCATTTTTGTCCCGTAGCTCTTGTTTCTGTGGAAACATTACTCTCTTCTGCAAAACTAACTACCCCTTAGTCCACTATGCACGCATGTTTGGGCTGGCCGGCTGTTTTGCAATATGCTTACGTAGCACTCATACTGGAGATGATGATTACATTCTAGAATTTTTTCTGCCCCCTGGCATTACAGACTTCTATGAACAACAGATATTATTGGGCTCCTTGTTGGCAACCATGAAGCAGCATTTCCAGAGTCTTAAGGTTGCTTCAGATATCGAACTTGAAGAGGAAGTATCTGTCGAGATCGTTCAAGTTTCTGAGGATGGAGTTGATTCAAGAATTGAATCAATACGAATCCCCCTATCTACAAAATCAACGCCTAGGCCTGATGGCTTGCTGGATATGGGAGATATGGTGCAGGATTCACCCAAACAGCAATTAATGGTGCACTTGGATGACATAAATGATAAGGGCACTGATGTTAAGAATGGTGGAGGAAGCatcaataatttttcttctttagatATTAaggagatgaaaaataaatcacagAGAAAACGTGGCAAAACTGAGAAATCAATTAGCCTTGAAGTTCTCCAACAATATTTTGCTGGCAGTCTTAAGGATGCTGCAAAGAGCCTTGGTG TTTGCCCTACTACAATGAAGCGCATCTGTAGGCAGCATGGAATCTCCCGATGGCCGTCTCGCAAGATCAACAAGGTCAACCGTTCCCTCACTAAGCTAAAGCGTGTAATTGAATCTGTTCAAGGTGCTGAAGGAACATTTAGTTTAAATTCACTCAACCCCAGTCCACTTCCCGTCAGATCCAATCAACAAACATCACCATGCTTTAAGCACTCTGAACCTCACGAGAAGAACGAGTCACCCACCAGAATAACACTCAAAAGCGATGAACAGGATGGCATGGAAGATCTCTTGCAAGGAGGAAGAACCTTTAGTCCGGAGAAACTTGTTCATGATCATAGTAGGTCTCCACCAGAGGTTGGTAAAGGCTCAAACGGGTCCAAAGCAAGGAGTGGCTCATGTGAAGAAAGTGCCGGGACCCCTACTTCACATGGTTCATGCCAAGGTGGCCCCCCAGTTGAAAGCACAGCACCGGCAAAACATCTATATGTTTCTTCCACCAATGACCAATGTGTTAAAGCTGGGGACTCCCCTGAATTGGCATATCCACCCACAGGTCCACCTAATATAGCTGCTGCATACTCATTACCCGATGGTATTTTGATGACAGAACCTCAAGAAACATTTGGAGGAATGCTGATTGAGGATGCTGGAAGTTCAAAAGACTTGAGAAATCTGTGTCCTTCAGTAGCAGATGCTGTATTGGATGAGCAGGCCCCAGAATTTTGTTTGCCTAACCCTCCTTGTCTTGATATGGCTCCTAACCAATCTATGCCTACTCTTGCTCCTACAACCCCACATGTTACAGCAACGAAAGAGATGATTGTGACAATAAAGGCAACATATAAGGAAGATATTATTAGGTTTAGGATCTCTTTGAGTTCGGGTATTTTGGAGTTGAAAGAAGAAGTGGCAAAGAGGTTGAAACTGGAGGTGGGCACATTTGATATCAAGTATCTGGATGATGATCAGGAGTGGGTATTGATAGCCTGCGATGCAGACCTGCAGGAGTGCATGGATATTCCAAGATCGTCTGGCAGCAATATAATCAGGCTTTTGGTTCAAGATACGATCTCCAATTTGGGGAGCTCCTGTGAGAGCTCTTGGGATTGA